The following are from one region of the Hyla sarda isolate aHylSar1 chromosome 6, aHylSar1.hap1, whole genome shotgun sequence genome:
- the CRB1 gene encoding protein crumbs homolog 1 isoform X5 has product MEQPRVSWTHVLYLVVLMYLQVTRTIGSRNTTNCSSPLCRDNLSCSSPTGCGSLSDPCLSDPCPRNATCQVTLDTETYECRCPAGFKGRSCEIPMKQCFRNLCRHGGQCYVTERGSTCACAVGYKGTFCETPEDECLWNPCHNGAVCRERGNGQACYCVPGFQGALCDIEVNECISQPCQHGGTCLNQIGRYSCVCPPEYTGRDCELEYNACTSQPCVNGATCLDNAGSFSCHCAAGFSGDLCDVNINECASSPCLNGGHCVDEIAGYICDCSMVGYTGVNCEAPAPLCSSQPCQNIATCLEDSGSFQCLCWPGYTGPLCESYIPMCKSQPCMHGAECQDLTWFNMSQGQVNEQDKSKGYICKCRNGFLGVHCEQDINECESNPCRNGGTCVNLLGGYICRCPTYMLEGRYYGGPDCTQVLMGCEEHICQNGGTCIPSMIDNEHPHTCLCALGFTGPYCETQTTLSFNGRTILTLTLPSRSGEPFNVSVSFQTVQTSASILHLRGRETALRLYLQNGSLFLSLHRDSHLDSLLHLPYNVSDDLWHTVEIISQDDLCLKLLDPSCGMTCVNQSGLRDASTIEFQEMFFGGEPSAPGKQETGITDKVIRTQFVGCLRDIKVGSIIVTEEDGKLTNIGVGCKRCDHCESHPCGHRGECINLWLSYYCDCHRPYRGDNCSAEYEAAGFGYGNASSYAVLQTRIGHNDDATMSAFVRTKHDMGVLFAIGDSVHYEIIVFLESGKLTARTGNGVQVTGKHSISDGQDHLLNVKLTENKLDVWTSSQPLDSISIQINRERDLRFLYIGGLDDQLETIKWGGHFKGCIQDLRINGAPQEFFTGSENSGNVILVNLTRGCLNDTSCKPGLCQNGSACTDGNDCSCSSNTQGKTCEDLKWCQLTQCPSGSVCQPVPGGYECISNALFHGNGQAVSFRSNGKIMRDLTNLTIGFRTVDSESVLLHAQREPEIIRVNIRDTFLHFHLQSSNGLDAVSLLSKESVSDSRWHTVTLSMTAPGSQSSTWQMEIDGKPEKTISSLTTGNLNFLKEGTEIYLGVDKDGMKSNFTGCLGTVLIEGIHLPYFADSDYLMVKPQAEQFVKTSPEIVDIRCLASDPCASNPCMFGGSCRDVFTHPVCTCPEGRSGDVCETKTTECLPNPCAHGNCTIEADGYKCECEAGYTGPNCDYISCNGHLCAKGATCTGGANGFYCLCPPNVTGQHCSLSSSSEKSSMSWI; this is encoded by the exons GTACTATCGGCTCCAGGAACACAACAAACTGTTCTTCTCCTCTGTGCAGGGACAACTTATCGTGCTCATCTCCTACAGGCTGCGGGAGCTTATCGGATCCATGTCTCTCAGATCCTTGCCCACGGAATGCCACGTGCCAGGTTACCCTCGATACAGAGACCTACGAGTGCCGCTGCCCAGCAGGATTCAAGGGGAGATCTTGTGAAATCCCAATGAAACAGTGCTTCAGAAATCTGTGTAGACATGGAGGACAGTGTTATGTCACTGAGCGAGGGTCCACCTGCGCTTGTGCTGTAGGCTACAAGGGGACATTCTGTGAGACTCCAGAAGATGAGTGCCTTTGGAATCCATGCCATAATGGAGCCGTGTGTAGAGAAAGGGGGAATGGACAAGCGTGTTACTGCGTTCCTGGATTTCAAGGGGCTCTATgtgacattgaagtcaatgaatgTATCTCCCAGCCGTGCCAACATGGCGGCACATGCCTGAACCAAATTGGACGTTATAGCTGTGTTTGTCCGCCTGAGTATACAG GCAGGGACTGTGAGCTGGAGTATAATGCGTGCACTTCGCAGCCTTGTGTGAATGGAGCCACTTGCCTGGACAATGCGGGATCTTTctcctgtcattgtgccgcaggATTCTCCGGGGACCTTTGTGATGTGAACATTAATGAGTGTGCGAGCTCTCCGTGCCTTAATGGTGGACACTGTGTGGATGAGATTGCTGG CTATATCTGTGACTGCAGTATGGTGGGATATACGGGGGTGAACTGTGAGGCTCCTGCACCTCTGTGCTCATCGCAGCCGTGTCAGAATATCGCCACCTGCCTGGAGGATTCTGGGAGCTTCCAGTGTCTCTGCTGGCCAG GGTACACGGGTCCTCTATGTGAGAGCTACATCCCTATGTGCAAGAGCCAGCCTTGTATGCATGGTGCAGAATGCCAGGACCTCACATGGTTCAACATGTCTCAAGGACAAGTCAACGAGCAAGACAAATCCAAAGGATACATCTGTAAATGCCGAAATGGATTCCTTG GTGTCCATTGTGAGCAAGACATCAATGAGTGCGAGTCGAATCCCTGCCGGAACGGAGGCACATGTGTGAACCTTCTCGGCGGGTATATTTGTCGCTGTCCCACGTACATGCTGGAAGGACGTTACTATGGAGGGCCGGACTGTACACAGGTGCTTATGGGCTGTGAGGAACATATATGCCAAAACGGTGGCACCTGCATACCTTCTATGATAGACAATGAACACCCCCATACCTGCTTGTGTGCACTGGGATTTACTGGACCTTATTGTGAGACACAGACCACGCTCTCGTTTAATGGTAGAACTATTCTTACTCTTACGTTACCGTCACGTAGCGGGGAACCTTTCAATGTTTCTGTATCGTTCCAGACTGTTCAGACATCTGCTTCTATATTACACCTGCGAGGCCGAGAAACAGCCTTGAGACTCTATCTTCAGAACGGCTCCTTATTCTTATCCTTACACCGGGATAGTCATTTGGACTCTCTATTACATTTGCCTTACAATGTCAGTGATGATCTTTGGCATACAGTCGAAATAATCTCCCAAGATGATCTCTGTCTTAAATTGCTTGACCCTTCGTGCGGAATGACATGTGTGAACCAGTCCGGCCTGAGAGATGCTTCGACTATTGAGTTCCAGGAAATGTTTTTTGGAGGTGAACCCTCAGCACCGGGGAAGCAAGAAACCGGAATTACTGATAAAGTAATTCGGACGCAGTTCGTAGGCTGCCTACGTGATATTAAAGTGGGCTCCATCATTGTTACAGAGGAAGATGGGAAATTGACAAATATTGGAGTTGGCTGCAAAAGGTGTGACCATTGTGAGAGTCACCCATGTGGACACAGAGGTGAATGCATCAATCTATGGCTGAGCTATTACTGTGACTGCCATCGGCCATATAGAGGAGACAACTGCTCTGCAG AATATGAAGCTGCCGGATTTGGTTATGGGAATGCATCATCCTATGCTGTTCTCCAAACAAGAATTGGACACAACGATGACGCAACTATGTCTGCATTTGTCAGAACAAAGCATGATATGGGGGTTTTGTTTGCTATTGGAGACTCTGTTCACTATGAAATTATAGTTTTCCTGGAATCTGGGAAATTGACAGCAAGAACTGGAAATGGTGTTCAGGTTACAGGAAAACATAGTATCAGTGATGGTCAAGATCATCTGCTGAACGTGAAACTGACAGAGAACAAGCTGGATGTGTGGACCTCATCACAACCACTGGATTCTATAtctatacagatcaatagagaacGGGATTTACGTTTTCTTTACATTGGAGGACTGGACGATCAATTGGAGACCATTAAGTGGGGAGGGCATTTTAAAGGTTGTATCCAAGATCTGAGGATCAATGGCGCACCACAAGAATTCTTCACTGGTTCCGAAAATTCAGGAAATGTCATTTTAGTCAATTTAACAAGAGGCTGCCTAAATGATACCAGCTGCAAG CCCGGCCTTTGCCAGAATGGAAGTGCTTGTACAGATGGCAATGATTGCTCGTGTTCTTCAAATACACAAGGAAAGACATGTGAAGACCTAAAGTGGTGCCAGCTCACTCAATGTCCTTCTGGATCTGTCTGCCAGCCTGTGCCTGGAGGATATGAAT GTATTTCCAATGCATTATTCCATGGTAATGGACAAGCTGTCAGTTTTAGAAGCAACGGGAAAATAATGAGGGACCTCACCAACCTAACCATTGGCTTCCGCACCGTAGACTCTGAATCTGTGCTCCTCCACGCCCAACGAGAACCTGAAATCATCAGGGTTAACATCCGGGACACCTTTCTACATTTTCACCTGCAGAGCAGCAATGGCCTTGATGCTGTGAGTCTCTTAAGCAAGGAATCTGTGAGTGACAGCCGGTGGCACACAGTCACCTTGTCCATGACGGCTCCTGGATCCCAGTCCTCAACATGGCAAATGGAAATAGATGGAAAGCCGGAGAAAACGATCAGCTCTCTCACAACGGGAAACCTGAACTTTCTCAAGGAAGGCACAGAGATTTACTTGGGTGTAGACAAGGATGGAATGAAGAGTAACTTTACTGGATGTCTCGGCACGGTGCTCATTGAAGGAATACACTTACCATACTTTGCCGATAGTGATTATTTAATGGTTAAACCACAAGCAGAGCAATTCGTGAAGACCTCTCCTGAGATTGTTGACATCAGATGCCTAGCATCTGACCCCTGTGCCTCTAACCCATGTATGTTTGGAGGCAGCTGCCGTGATGTGTTCACCCACCCAGTCTGTACTTGTCCTGAAGGGCGAAGTGGAGATGTCTGCGAAACTAAAACCACAGAGTGCCTGCCGAACCCTTGTGCACATGGTAACTGTACTATTGAAGCTGATGGTTACAAATGTGAGTGCGAGGCTGGTTACACAGGACCCAACTGTGACTACATCAGCTGTAATGGTCATCTTTGCGCTAAAGGTGCCACCTGCACTGGGGGAGCCAATGGATTCTATTGCCTCTGCCCTCCTAATGTCACAGGGCAGCACTGCAG TTTGTCCTCATCATCTGAGAAATCATCTATGAGTTGG ATTTAA
- the CRB1 gene encoding protein crumbs homolog 1 isoform X2 produces MEQPRVSWTHVLYLVVLMYLQVTRTIGSRNTTNCSSPLCRDNLSCSSPTGCGSLSDPCLSDPCPRNATCQVTLDTETYECRCPAGFKGRSCEIPMKQCFRNLCRHGGQCYVTERGSTCACAVGYKGTFCETPEDECLWNPCHNGAVCRERGNGQACYCVPGFQGALCDIEVNECISQPCQHGGTCLNQIGRYSCVCPPEYTGRDCELEYNACTSQPCVNGATCLDNAGSFSCHCAAGFSGDLCDVNINECASSPCLNGGHCVDEIAGYICDCSMVGYTGVNCEAPAPLCSSQPCQNIATCLEDSGSFQCLCWPGYTGPLCESYIPMCKSQPCMHGAECQDLTWFNMSQGQVNEQDKSKGYICKCRNGFLGVHCEQDINECESNPCRNGGTCVNLLGGYICRCPTYMLEGRYYGGPDCTQVLMGCEEHICQNGGTCIPSMIDNEHPHTCLCALGFTGPYCETQTTLSFNGRTILTLTLPSRSGEPFNVSVSFQTVQTSASILHLRGRETALRLYLQNGSLFLSLHRDSHLDSLLHLPYNVSDDLWHTVEIISQDDLCLKLLDPSCGMTCVNQSGLRDASTIEFQEMFFGGEPSAPGKQETGITDKVIRTQFVGCLRDIKVGSIIVTEEDGKLTNIGVGCKRCDHCESHPCGHRGECINLWLSYYCDCHRPYRGDNCSAEYEAAGFGYGNASSYAVLQTRIGHNDDATMSAFVRTKHDMGVLFAIGDSVHYEIIVFLESGKLTARTGNGVQVTGKHSISDGQDHLLNVKLTENKLDVWTSSQPLDSISIQINRERDLRFLYIGGLDDQLETIKWGGHFKGCIQDLRINGAPQEFFTGSENSGNVILVNLTRGCLNDTSCKPGLCQNGSACTDGNDCSCSSNTQGKTCEDLKWCQLTQCPSGSVCQPVPGGYECISNALFHGNGQAVSFRSNGKIMRDLTNLTIGFRTVDSESVLLHAQREPEIIRVNIRDTFLHFHLQSSNGLDAVSLLSKESVSDSRWHTVTLSMTAPGSQSSTWQMEIDGKPEKTISSLTTGNLNFLKEGTEIYLGVDKDGMKSNFTGCLGTVLIEGIHLPYFADSDYLMVKPQAEQFVKTSPEIVDIRCLASDPCASNPCMFGGSCRDVFTHPVCTCPEGRSGDVCETKTTECLPNPCAHGNCTIEADGYKCECEAGYTGPNCDYISCNGHLCAKGATCTGGANGFYCLCPPNVTGQHCRFNVMPSIFCGDEKKNITCYNYSNCTEVQGVLGCSCKPGFTGERCEIDIDECESNPCLNGGICQNLPNRFHCICDMNFAGDNCEIDLSDFLPPGVFTAVASAVLALFFAVCAGLCIFIAIASMRSSQGTYSPSRQEKEGSRVEMWNIVQPPPLERLI; encoded by the exons GTACTATCGGCTCCAGGAACACAACAAACTGTTCTTCTCCTCTGTGCAGGGACAACTTATCGTGCTCATCTCCTACAGGCTGCGGGAGCTTATCGGATCCATGTCTCTCAGATCCTTGCCCACGGAATGCCACGTGCCAGGTTACCCTCGATACAGAGACCTACGAGTGCCGCTGCCCAGCAGGATTCAAGGGGAGATCTTGTGAAATCCCAATGAAACAGTGCTTCAGAAATCTGTGTAGACATGGAGGACAGTGTTATGTCACTGAGCGAGGGTCCACCTGCGCTTGTGCTGTAGGCTACAAGGGGACATTCTGTGAGACTCCAGAAGATGAGTGCCTTTGGAATCCATGCCATAATGGAGCCGTGTGTAGAGAAAGGGGGAATGGACAAGCGTGTTACTGCGTTCCTGGATTTCAAGGGGCTCTATgtgacattgaagtcaatgaatgTATCTCCCAGCCGTGCCAACATGGCGGCACATGCCTGAACCAAATTGGACGTTATAGCTGTGTTTGTCCGCCTGAGTATACAG GCAGGGACTGTGAGCTGGAGTATAATGCGTGCACTTCGCAGCCTTGTGTGAATGGAGCCACTTGCCTGGACAATGCGGGATCTTTctcctgtcattgtgccgcaggATTCTCCGGGGACCTTTGTGATGTGAACATTAATGAGTGTGCGAGCTCTCCGTGCCTTAATGGTGGACACTGTGTGGATGAGATTGCTGG CTATATCTGTGACTGCAGTATGGTGGGATATACGGGGGTGAACTGTGAGGCTCCTGCACCTCTGTGCTCATCGCAGCCGTGTCAGAATATCGCCACCTGCCTGGAGGATTCTGGGAGCTTCCAGTGTCTCTGCTGGCCAG GGTACACGGGTCCTCTATGTGAGAGCTACATCCCTATGTGCAAGAGCCAGCCTTGTATGCATGGTGCAGAATGCCAGGACCTCACATGGTTCAACATGTCTCAAGGACAAGTCAACGAGCAAGACAAATCCAAAGGATACATCTGTAAATGCCGAAATGGATTCCTTG GTGTCCATTGTGAGCAAGACATCAATGAGTGCGAGTCGAATCCCTGCCGGAACGGAGGCACATGTGTGAACCTTCTCGGCGGGTATATTTGTCGCTGTCCCACGTACATGCTGGAAGGACGTTACTATGGAGGGCCGGACTGTACACAGGTGCTTATGGGCTGTGAGGAACATATATGCCAAAACGGTGGCACCTGCATACCTTCTATGATAGACAATGAACACCCCCATACCTGCTTGTGTGCACTGGGATTTACTGGACCTTATTGTGAGACACAGACCACGCTCTCGTTTAATGGTAGAACTATTCTTACTCTTACGTTACCGTCACGTAGCGGGGAACCTTTCAATGTTTCTGTATCGTTCCAGACTGTTCAGACATCTGCTTCTATATTACACCTGCGAGGCCGAGAAACAGCCTTGAGACTCTATCTTCAGAACGGCTCCTTATTCTTATCCTTACACCGGGATAGTCATTTGGACTCTCTATTACATTTGCCTTACAATGTCAGTGATGATCTTTGGCATACAGTCGAAATAATCTCCCAAGATGATCTCTGTCTTAAATTGCTTGACCCTTCGTGCGGAATGACATGTGTGAACCAGTCCGGCCTGAGAGATGCTTCGACTATTGAGTTCCAGGAAATGTTTTTTGGAGGTGAACCCTCAGCACCGGGGAAGCAAGAAACCGGAATTACTGATAAAGTAATTCGGACGCAGTTCGTAGGCTGCCTACGTGATATTAAAGTGGGCTCCATCATTGTTACAGAGGAAGATGGGAAATTGACAAATATTGGAGTTGGCTGCAAAAGGTGTGACCATTGTGAGAGTCACCCATGTGGACACAGAGGTGAATGCATCAATCTATGGCTGAGCTATTACTGTGACTGCCATCGGCCATATAGAGGAGACAACTGCTCTGCAG AATATGAAGCTGCCGGATTTGGTTATGGGAATGCATCATCCTATGCTGTTCTCCAAACAAGAATTGGACACAACGATGACGCAACTATGTCTGCATTTGTCAGAACAAAGCATGATATGGGGGTTTTGTTTGCTATTGGAGACTCTGTTCACTATGAAATTATAGTTTTCCTGGAATCTGGGAAATTGACAGCAAGAACTGGAAATGGTGTTCAGGTTACAGGAAAACATAGTATCAGTGATGGTCAAGATCATCTGCTGAACGTGAAACTGACAGAGAACAAGCTGGATGTGTGGACCTCATCACAACCACTGGATTCTATAtctatacagatcaatagagaacGGGATTTACGTTTTCTTTACATTGGAGGACTGGACGATCAATTGGAGACCATTAAGTGGGGAGGGCATTTTAAAGGTTGTATCCAAGATCTGAGGATCAATGGCGCACCACAAGAATTCTTCACTGGTTCCGAAAATTCAGGAAATGTCATTTTAGTCAATTTAACAAGAGGCTGCCTAAATGATACCAGCTGCAAG CCCGGCCTTTGCCAGAATGGAAGTGCTTGTACAGATGGCAATGATTGCTCGTGTTCTTCAAATACACAAGGAAAGACATGTGAAGACCTAAAGTGGTGCCAGCTCACTCAATGTCCTTCTGGATCTGTCTGCCAGCCTGTGCCTGGAGGATATGAAT GTATTTCCAATGCATTATTCCATGGTAATGGACAAGCTGTCAGTTTTAGAAGCAACGGGAAAATAATGAGGGACCTCACCAACCTAACCATTGGCTTCCGCACCGTAGACTCTGAATCTGTGCTCCTCCACGCCCAACGAGAACCTGAAATCATCAGGGTTAACATCCGGGACACCTTTCTACATTTTCACCTGCAGAGCAGCAATGGCCTTGATGCTGTGAGTCTCTTAAGCAAGGAATCTGTGAGTGACAGCCGGTGGCACACAGTCACCTTGTCCATGACGGCTCCTGGATCCCAGTCCTCAACATGGCAAATGGAAATAGATGGAAAGCCGGAGAAAACGATCAGCTCTCTCACAACGGGAAACCTGAACTTTCTCAAGGAAGGCACAGAGATTTACTTGGGTGTAGACAAGGATGGAATGAAGAGTAACTTTACTGGATGTCTCGGCACGGTGCTCATTGAAGGAATACACTTACCATACTTTGCCGATAGTGATTATTTAATGGTTAAACCACAAGCAGAGCAATTCGTGAAGACCTCTCCTGAGATTGTTGACATCAGATGCCTAGCATCTGACCCCTGTGCCTCTAACCCATGTATGTTTGGAGGCAGCTGCCGTGATGTGTTCACCCACCCAGTCTGTACTTGTCCTGAAGGGCGAAGTGGAGATGTCTGCGAAACTAAAACCACAGAGTGCCTGCCGAACCCTTGTGCACATGGTAACTGTACTATTGAAGCTGATGGTTACAAATGTGAGTGCGAGGCTGGTTACACAGGACCCAACTGTGACTACATCAGCTGTAATGGTCATCTTTGCGCTAAAGGTGCCACCTGCACTGGGGGAGCCAATGGATTCTATTGCCTCTGCCCTCCTAATGTCACAGGGCAGCACTGCAG ATTTAATGTAATGCCTTCCATTTTCTGCGGAGatgaaaagaaaaacataacCTGTTATAACTACAGCAACTGCACTGAGGTACAAGGAGTGCTAGGATGTTCTTGCAAACCTGGATTTACGGGAGAGAG
- the CRB1 gene encoding protein crumbs homolog 1 isoform X4 — MKQCFRNLCRHGGQCYVTERGSTCACAVGYKGTFCETPEDECLWNPCHNGAVCRERGNGQACYCVPGFQGALCDIEVNECISQPCQHGGTCLNQIGRYSCVCPPEYTGRDCELEYNACTSQPCVNGATCLDNAGSFSCHCAAGFSGDLCDVNINECASSPCLNGGHCVDEIAGYICDCSMVGYTGVNCEAPAPLCSSQPCQNIATCLEDSGSFQCLCWPGYTGPLCESYIPMCKSQPCMHGAECQDLTWFNMSQGQVNEQDKSKGYICKCRNGFLGVHCEQDINECESNPCRNGGTCVNLLGGYICRCPTYMLEGRYYGGPDCTQVLMGCEEHICQNGGTCIPSMIDNEHPHTCLCALGFTGPYCETQTTLSFNGRTILTLTLPSRSGEPFNVSVSFQTVQTSASILHLRGRETALRLYLQNGSLFLSLHRDSHLDSLLHLPYNVSDDLWHTVEIISQDDLCLKLLDPSCGMTCVNQSGLRDASTIEFQEMFFGGEPSAPGKQETGITDKVIRTQFVGCLRDIKVGSIIVTEEDGKLTNIGVGCKRCDHCESHPCGHRGECINLWLSYYCDCHRPYRGDNCSAEYEAAGFGYGNASSYAVLQTRIGHNDDATMSAFVRTKHDMGVLFAIGDSVHYEIIVFLESGKLTARTGNGVQVTGKHSISDGQDHLLNVKLTENKLDVWTSSQPLDSISIQINRERDLRFLYIGGLDDQLETIKWGGHFKGCIQDLRINGAPQEFFTGSENSGNVILVNLTRGCLNDTSCKPGLCQNGSACTDGNDCSCSSNTQGKTCEDLKWCQLTQCPSGSVCQPVPGGYECISNALFHGNGQAVSFRSNGKIMRDLTNLTIGFRTVDSESVLLHAQREPEIIRVNIRDTFLHFHLQSSNGLDAVSLLSKESVSDSRWHTVTLSMTAPGSQSSTWQMEIDGKPEKTISSLTTGNLNFLKEGTEIYLGVDKDGMKSNFTGCLGTVLIEGIHLPYFADSDYLMVKPQAEQFVKTSPEIVDIRCLASDPCASNPCMFGGSCRDVFTHPVCTCPEGRSGDVCETKTTECLPNPCAHGNCTIEADGYKCECEAGYTGPNCDYISCNGHLCAKGATCTGGANGFYCLCPPNVTGQHCSLSSSSEKSSMSWVRIFNVMPSIFCGDEKKNITCYNYSNCTEVQGVLGCSCKPGFTGERCEIDIDECESNPCLNGGICQNLPNRFHCICDMNFAGDNCEIDLSDFLPPGVFTAVASAVLALFFAVCAGLCIFIAIASMRSSQGTYSPSRQEKEGSRVEMWNIVQPPPLERLI; from the exons ATGAAACAGTGCTTCAGAAATCTGTGTAGACATGGAGGACAGTGTTATGTCACTGAGCGAGGGTCCACCTGCGCTTGTGCTGTAGGCTACAAGGGGACATTCTGTGAGACTCCAGAAGATGAGTGCCTTTGGAATCCATGCCATAATGGAGCCGTGTGTAGAGAAAGGGGGAATGGACAAGCGTGTTACTGCGTTCCTGGATTTCAAGGGGCTCTATgtgacattgaagtcaatgaatgTATCTCCCAGCCGTGCCAACATGGCGGCACATGCCTGAACCAAATTGGACGTTATAGCTGTGTTTGTCCGCCTGAGTATACAG GCAGGGACTGTGAGCTGGAGTATAATGCGTGCACTTCGCAGCCTTGTGTGAATGGAGCCACTTGCCTGGACAATGCGGGATCTTTctcctgtcattgtgccgcaggATTCTCCGGGGACCTTTGTGATGTGAACATTAATGAGTGTGCGAGCTCTCCGTGCCTTAATGGTGGACACTGTGTGGATGAGATTGCTGG CTATATCTGTGACTGCAGTATGGTGGGATATACGGGGGTGAACTGTGAGGCTCCTGCACCTCTGTGCTCATCGCAGCCGTGTCAGAATATCGCCACCTGCCTGGAGGATTCTGGGAGCTTCCAGTGTCTCTGCTGGCCAG GGTACACGGGTCCTCTATGTGAGAGCTACATCCCTATGTGCAAGAGCCAGCCTTGTATGCATGGTGCAGAATGCCAGGACCTCACATGGTTCAACATGTCTCAAGGACAAGTCAACGAGCAAGACAAATCCAAAGGATACATCTGTAAATGCCGAAATGGATTCCTTG GTGTCCATTGTGAGCAAGACATCAATGAGTGCGAGTCGAATCCCTGCCGGAACGGAGGCACATGTGTGAACCTTCTCGGCGGGTATATTTGTCGCTGTCCCACGTACATGCTGGAAGGACGTTACTATGGAGGGCCGGACTGTACACAGGTGCTTATGGGCTGTGAGGAACATATATGCCAAAACGGTGGCACCTGCATACCTTCTATGATAGACAATGAACACCCCCATACCTGCTTGTGTGCACTGGGATTTACTGGACCTTATTGTGAGACACAGACCACGCTCTCGTTTAATGGTAGAACTATTCTTACTCTTACGTTACCGTCACGTAGCGGGGAACCTTTCAATGTTTCTGTATCGTTCCAGACTGTTCAGACATCTGCTTCTATATTACACCTGCGAGGCCGAGAAACAGCCTTGAGACTCTATCTTCAGAACGGCTCCTTATTCTTATCCTTACACCGGGATAGTCATTTGGACTCTCTATTACATTTGCCTTACAATGTCAGTGATGATCTTTGGCATACAGTCGAAATAATCTCCCAAGATGATCTCTGTCTTAAATTGCTTGACCCTTCGTGCGGAATGACATGTGTGAACCAGTCCGGCCTGAGAGATGCTTCGACTATTGAGTTCCAGGAAATGTTTTTTGGAGGTGAACCCTCAGCACCGGGGAAGCAAGAAACCGGAATTACTGATAAAGTAATTCGGACGCAGTTCGTAGGCTGCCTACGTGATATTAAAGTGGGCTCCATCATTGTTACAGAGGAAGATGGGAAATTGACAAATATTGGAGTTGGCTGCAAAAGGTGTGACCATTGTGAGAGTCACCCATGTGGACACAGAGGTGAATGCATCAATCTATGGCTGAGCTATTACTGTGACTGCCATCGGCCATATAGAGGAGACAACTGCTCTGCAG AATATGAAGCTGCCGGATTTGGTTATGGGAATGCATCATCCTATGCTGTTCTCCAAACAAGAATTGGACACAACGATGACGCAACTATGTCTGCATTTGTCAGAACAAAGCATGATATGGGGGTTTTGTTTGCTATTGGAGACTCTGTTCACTATGAAATTATAGTTTTCCTGGAATCTGGGAAATTGACAGCAAGAACTGGAAATGGTGTTCAGGTTACAGGAAAACATAGTATCAGTGATGGTCAAGATCATCTGCTGAACGTGAAACTGACAGAGAACAAGCTGGATGTGTGGACCTCATCACAACCACTGGATTCTATAtctatacagatcaatagagaacGGGATTTACGTTTTCTTTACATTGGAGGACTGGACGATCAATTGGAGACCATTAAGTGGGGAGGGCATTTTAAAGGTTGTATCCAAGATCTGAGGATCAATGGCGCACCACAAGAATTCTTCACTGGTTCCGAAAATTCAGGAAATGTCATTTTAGTCAATTTAACAAGAGGCTGCCTAAATGATACCAGCTGCAAG CCCGGCCTTTGCCAGAATGGAAGTGCTTGTACAGATGGCAATGATTGCTCGTGTTCTTCAAATACACAAGGAAAGACATGTGAAGACCTAAAGTGGTGCCAGCTCACTCAATGTCCTTCTGGATCTGTCTGCCAGCCTGTGCCTGGAGGATATGAAT GTATTTCCAATGCATTATTCCATGGTAATGGACAAGCTGTCAGTTTTAGAAGCAACGGGAAAATAATGAGGGACCTCACCAACCTAACCATTGGCTTCCGCACCGTAGACTCTGAATCTGTGCTCCTCCACGCCCAACGAGAACCTGAAATCATCAGGGTTAACATCCGGGACACCTTTCTACATTTTCACCTGCAGAGCAGCAATGGCCTTGATGCTGTGAGTCTCTTAAGCAAGGAATCTGTGAGTGACAGCCGGTGGCACACAGTCACCTTGTCCATGACGGCTCCTGGATCCCAGTCCTCAACATGGCAAATGGAAATAGATGGAAAGCCGGAGAAAACGATCAGCTCTCTCACAACGGGAAACCTGAACTTTCTCAAGGAAGGCACAGAGATTTACTTGGGTGTAGACAAGGATGGAATGAAGAGTAACTTTACTGGATGTCTCGGCACGGTGCTCATTGAAGGAATACACTTACCATACTTTGCCGATAGTGATTATTTAATGGTTAAACCACAAGCAGAGCAATTCGTGAAGACCTCTCCTGAGATTGTTGACATCAGATGCCTAGCATCTGACCCCTGTGCCTCTAACCCATGTATGTTTGGAGGCAGCTGCCGTGATGTGTTCACCCACCCAGTCTGTACTTGTCCTGAAGGGCGAAGTGGAGATGTCTGCGAAACTAAAACCACAGAGTGCCTGCCGAACCCTTGTGCACATGGTAACTGTACTATTGAAGCTGATGGTTACAAATGTGAGTGCGAGGCTGGTTACACAGGACCCAACTGTGACTACATCAGCTGTAATGGTCATCTTTGCGCTAAAGGTGCCACCTGCACTGGGGGAGCCAATGGATTCTATTGCCTCTGCCCTCCTAATGTCACAGGGCAGCACTGCAG TTTGTCCTCATCATCTGAGAAATCATCTATGAGTTGGGTAAGAAT ATTTAATGTAATGCCTTCCATTTTCTGCGGAGatgaaaagaaaaacataacCTGTTATAACTACAGCAACTGCACTGAGGTACAAGGAGTGCTAGGATGTTCTTGCAAACCTGGATTTACGGGAGAGAG